CCCGTGTCCCACGAAGTTCACTCCCTCCTCCCCGTGGCGCATGAAAAACTCCGAGACCCCTAGGCGTTCGGCCTCCCCGAAAAGAGCGTAATAGACCTCTTCGGCAGAGACCCCCGGGCGCAAAAGCCTCTTTCCGGTGGCCATTAAGGCCTCGGCGATCTCCAGATACTCCTGGACTTCCCTGGAGGGCTTGCCGAAGACCAGCATCCGGGTCTGGTCCACATAGTAGCCGGCAAAATAGCCCGCCACATCCACCAGGACGGGCTCTCCGGGTCGGATCTCCTTGAGGCTGGCCCCGGAAGGGAAACCCGGCACCCCGCGTCCTCCCTCCCCGGCCACCATATAGGTGGGTTCCACGGCCTCGGGGCCGGAGACCAGAAGTCCGGTGGCGAATTCGTTTCCCCGGGCCGAACGCACCAGCCCCGGGTGCCCCCTGCGTCGGAGCTCGGTCTCGATTTCCGCCAGGGCCTCAAGCTCGGTCATTCCGGGTTTAAGGCGTGGGAGGGCCGCAGAGAGGGCCTCGGCCAGCCGGCGTCCGGCCTCGCGCAGACAGGCCCTCTCGTAAGGGGATTTGATCTGGCGCAGGGAGGAAATGATTCCGGAAAGGTCTGAAAGTTCAAAGTCCTGCAGGAGATCCTGGTAACGCAGGAAGTCCCGGTGGGAGAGGCTGGCGAACTCCAGCCCCACCCGGCGCAGTCCGGCCTCCCGCAGGAGTCCGGGAAGCCCCTTGAGCGACCGGAAGGGCTCCGCCGGAAAGGGGCTTTCCCGGCGCACCCTCTCCAGGGGCCGAAAGACCAGAAAACGCAGCTGCCTTTCCGTGACCAGGAGATGGGCCCGGGCAAAGGCCCCGGTGAAATAAAAAATACTCAGGGGATGCGTAAGAAGGGCCCCCTCAAGGCCCGAGTCTCGTAAGGCCTCCCTCAGGGAAAAAAGCCGGGCCTCAAGTTCCGGGCGCGGCGGTCTTTCCGGAACCACCTTTCCTTCCTTCTGTATCCTTCAGAGGCTTGAGACGCTCGGCGATGGCGAGCACGGTCTCCGCATAGGGTTCGCTGTGATTGTAGGTGAGAAGGACCCGCTTTTTTTCTTCGCGGGAGAGCCCCGGGCGCCAGCCGTGGCGCCGAAGATAATTGGCTGCGCTGGCCAGGGCGTCGGTCAAGGTGTAAAGGTCCACCCGGCCGTCCCCGTCGCCGTCCACGGCATAGTCGCGAAAACTCGAGGGCACGAACTGGGGGTAGCCAAAGGCCCCAAAAATAGAACCCTTAAGGGCCAGAGGATCCAAGCCGTACTTTTCGGAGATCTCAAGGAGCACCCGGAGTTCCCTATAGGCCCAGCGCGAACGGCGGGCCATAATCTCCTTTAAACGGGCTTCTTCTTCCGGGGAGAGTTCCTGCGGAAGGTAGGGTTTCACCCGCTCCCAGTCGGAGGAAGCCGCCATGCTGGCCAAGACATTGAAGACCTCGTAATGGCCGTGATGGCGGCCGAGGTCGGACTCCACCAGAAGAAGGGCCACCAGGACCTCCTTTTCCACCCCGAACCGGGCCTCGATCTCCGAAAGAAAGGGCCTCCAGGCCTCAAGAAAGGCCCGGGCCCGGGCCAAGCGCTCCGGCCGCAAAAATTGCTGGTAGGGGAGTTTGGTCTCGTCCCAGGTGAGCTTACGGGGCATAATCTCCGGAAGAAAGCGCACCCGGGGATCGGAAAAGAGGGCCTCCACCTTCTCCCGAGAAAACCCCTCGCGCACCAGCCTTTCTTTCACGGGTTCAAAAGGGGAAGAGCCGGCCAAGGCCAGGGAGGCCCAGAAAGAGACCCCCAAAGCCCAAACCAGGAACTTCCTTTTCATGGCCTCTTCTCCAGGCTTTGTCCGATTTCCTTCCAGAGCCTTCCAAACTCCTCCAGATTACCCCGACGCAGGGCCTCCTCGGCCCGACGATAAAGCTCCCGGAGATATTCCCATCCGGCCCGGGCCCCCTCCTTAAGGGCCTGCACCCCCTCTTCAAGGGCCTCTTGGGCCTTCTCCTTGGGAGAAGGAGCAAAGAGCCTTTCCAGAGCCTTTTCCAGGGTTTCGGCCATCACAATACGGTTGCGGTAAGCCACGATCACCCGCTTAAGCTCCGGAATCTGCCCGCTTTCGGACTTAAGATAAAGGGGTTGCACATAAAGGAGGTTGCCCTTGACCGGAATGACCAGAAGGGTCCCCAGGATCACCCGGCTTCCCCGCTGGTCCCAGAGGGAGATCTGGCGAGAGATCTCCGGATCCTGGTTGATGCGGGACTCGATCTGCTGTGGCCCATAAACCAGGGTCTGTTTGGGGAAACGGTAGACCAGCATCTGGCCGTAGTGCGCGGGATCACAGCGTGCACACATCCAGGCCGAAAGATTACTCTTTTTGGCCGGGGTGAAGGGCACCATGAGGATGAATTCCGGACGCCTCTCCCCGGGAAGGCGCATAATAGTGTAGTAAGCCCGGATGTAGCGCCGCGGATCTTTGGGACTTTTAGGGATCTCCCAGAGATCTTCCTGATTGTAAAAGACCCGGGGATCGGTCATGTGATAGCGGGCGTAAAGCTGGGCCTGAAGGGAAAAGAGACGGTGAGGGTAGCGGAGGTGGGCCCGCAGATCCTCGCGCAGGGCCGAAAGGGGGCGAAAGATACCGAAGATCTTCTGATAGGTGCGCACCAGAGGGTCCTGCGGATCCTTGAGGTAAAGCTCCACCGTACCGTGGTAGGCGTCCACCACGGCAAGCCCCGAATTGCGCACGTAGTTGCCCAGACCCTTTACCGGGCGAGAATAAGGGAAACGGTCGGAGACCGTGTAGAGGTCCACGAACCAGAAAAGCCGCCCGTCACGGCCGATCACCAGGTAAGGGTCCTGGTCCACCAGCATAAAAGGCACTACCCTCTTCACCCGCTCCCGGATCTCTCGATGATAAAGAATGCGGGAGTCAGAAAGGATGTCCTGGGAAAAAAGGAACTTGCTGGTCCCGAAATGATAGGCAAAGAGGAGACGCCGCAGGAGACCCCCCACCCGCACCCCGGTCTTTCCCCGGTAGGTAGTATAGACGTTTTTTTCTCCGGCCGGATAGTCAAACTCCTTGAGACGGGTATTGACCACGGCGTAGGTCTCCGTGAGTTCCCCGAAATAGATCTCTGGACGAAGGACTCGAAGATCCACCAGAGAGCGAGGAGGAATGTCCTTGATAAGGAGGACCGGAAGTCCCTCCGGAGAAACCTGGTTGACCACCCCTAGGGTGAGCCCGTAACCGTGGGTATAGATGAGGTGGAGGTTGATCCAGGAACGGCTGGGAAGGTCGGGATAGGAGAGTTCGCGGGCCGAGAGCATGACCTGCCGCAACTCCCCGTTCAAGAGATAACGGTCGTTATCTACGGAGACGAAACGATAGTAGGTGCGGATCTCCTGGATTTGACTGTAGGTCTCCAGGAGCGGCTGGTGATCCCAGAGACGGATGTTCCGAACCGTGGCGGCCTCTTCTTCAAGATCCTTGTGGGTAAGAGGAGGACCGAAACGGAAGGGCTTTTCCGTAACCCGTTCCAGCCCATAGGCCAGACGGGTGAAACGGATCTCTCGGGCGATATAGGGTTTTTCCTTGTCCAGTTCGTTGGGCTGGACCACATAGCGATGCACCAGGCCGGGGAGGAACTTGAGACCCAGAAAATAGATCAGGGCATAGCCCCCGACCAGGCCGAAGAGGATCTCCCGCCGGGGCTTAAGGACAAAGGCCGCCGAAAGTACGGCGGCAACCAGGGAAAGGACCACCAGGGCATTCAGGGCTGGAAGGACCACCCGGGCCTCGGTATAGCCGGCCCCGAAGACCACCCCCCGGGAATCAAAAAGAAGGTCCGCCCGGTCCAGAAAGAGGTCGTAGGCCAGGCGCAGGAAAAAGAGGGCGAACATCACCGCCAGATATTTCCGAAAAGGAAGGGAGAGCCTCAGGCCCAGGCGCCCTCCGGCCTCCAGGTGGCCAAAGGCGAGAAAGAGGAGGACCCCGAAAAGAAAGGCCAGAGTCCAGAGCGCCAGGGCCAGATCCCCGAGATAGCGCATAAAAGGAAGCCGGAAGAGGTAAAAGCCTACATCCAGATGGAGAAGGGGATCTTTGAGGCCGAAGGTCTCTCCTTTTAGGGCCAGAAGGGCCTCGGACCACAGGGGGCGAGCCGAAAACCCAAAGGCCAGGGCCACCAACAGGGAAAGCAGCCGAAAGGCCCCGCGGAATTTTTCCGAAAGAAAAGTCCGCAGGCGCGGATCAAAATACCGGGACCAGAAGGCCTCCCGCGAAGCCAAACGATGCACCAGCCAGCCATGGAGGAAAAAGAGCCCCCCGCAGACCAGGGCCGCGGCCAGAAAGAGAAGGGCCTCCACCTTGAACCGCAGAAGAAAGACCCCCAGATACCCCAGGTCCTGGTACCAGAGATATTCGGTATAAAAGCCGGCCAGGGGTCGCAAGGAAAGGAGGAGAAGCCCGGCCAGAGCAATAATGAGGATAAATAGACGGATTTTCACGGACCCCCCAGTTCCCGCCGCCTTTCCCGGTTCATTTCTTCACCACATTGAGGAGGCCGCCCGCAAGGATGATCTCCCGGTCTCTCTCGGTAAGGTCAAGCCTTAAGGGGATCTCCCCCTTGCCCTCTACCTCCAGGGGGACCTCCGTAGCTCCTTGAGAGAGGGCCTCGCGGATCCCCTTGAGGCGCACCCGATCGCCCGCAGAAAGCCGCTCGTAGTCCGCAGGGTTGGCCAGCACCGCCGGAAGAATGCCAAAATTAATGAGATTGGCCTTGTGGATGCGGGCAAAGCTCTTGGCGATCTTGAGGCGCACCCCGAGATAGCGGGGGGCCAAGGCCGCATGCTCCCGGGAGGAACCCTGACCGTAGTTTTCGCCTCCGAGGATCACCACCGCCCGCCCCCTCTCCTTAAGGGCCAGGGCCTTTTGAGAAAATTCCGGGTCCACCGCCGAAAAGACATATTCACTTATGGCCGGAAGGTTGCTACGCAGGGGAAGGATCTTGGCCCCCGCGGGCATGATATGGTCGGTGGTAATGTTGTCCCCCACCTTGAGAAGGATCTCCCCCTCCAGGTCCTCGGGCAGGGGATCAAACTTGGGAAGGGGCACGATGTTCGGCCCCCGGATGATCTCCACCTTCCGGGCTTCTTCTTCCGGAAGAGGAGGAACGAGAAGGGTGTCGTTGAGGATGAAACGCTCTGGGAGGCGGATCTCCGGATATTCTCCGAGCTCTCGCGGATCGGTGATCACCCCGCGCACGGCCGAGGCCACCGCGGTCTCCGGTGAGACCAGGTAGACATAGTCCGGACGGGTGCCCGAGCGGCCGGGAAAGTTGCGGGTGAAGGTTCGCAGGGAGATGGCCTCCGTAGGGGGGGCCTGTCCCATGCCGATACAACCCAGACACCCGCACTGGTGGATGCGGGCCCCGCCGTGGACCAGCTTGCGAAAGGCCGAAAGGGCCTCAAGGTTCTCCACCACCTGAAGGGATCCGGGATTGATCTCCAGACAAGTGTCCCGGTGCACCGGATGGCGCGAAAGGACCTCGGCCACCACCAAAAGGTCCCGAAGGGAGGAGTTGGCACAGGAGCCGATGATAACCTGGGCCACGGGACGGCCGGCGATCTCGGCCACGGGCTTTACGTTGTCCGGAGAGGAAGGGCAGGCCGCAAGGGGCTCGAGGGTGGAGAGATCAAGCTCGATCACCTCATCATAGTGAGCCCCTTCATCCGGAAGGATCTCCTCAAAGTCCCCTTCCCTACCCTGAGCATAAAGCCAGGCCCGGGTGACCTCGTCGGAGGGAAAGACACTGGTAGTGGCCCCCATCTCCGTGCCCAGATTGGCGATGGTGGCCCGGTCCGGAACGGAAAGCTCCTTTACCCCCGGACCGCAATACTCTAGGATCTTTCCCAGGCCGCCCTTGACCGTAAGCCGGCGCAGCAGCCACAGGGCCACATCCCGGGCCGAGACCCAGGGAGGGAGCTTTCCGGTGAGATAGACCCCTACGATGCGGGGCATGATCAGGTGAAAAGGCTCTCCGGCCATGGCCATAGCCACATCAAGCCCCCCGGCCCCGATGGCTATCATCCCGCAGCCCCCAGCGGTGGGGGTGTGACTGTCTGAGCCGAGAAGGGTCTTCCCCGGCCGGGCAAAGCGTTCCAGGTGAACCTGGTGACAGATCCCGTTTCCCGGACGCGAAAACCAGATCCCGTAACGGGCGGCCACGGTCTGGAGAAAACGATGGTCGTCAGCGTTGCGAAAGTCCGTCTGCAAAAGATTGTGGTCCACATAGGAGACCGAAAGCTCGGTGCGCACCCGGTCAAGCCCTATGGCCTCGAATTCGAGATAGGCCATGGTCCCCGTGGCATCCTGGGTCAAGGTCTGATCGATACGGATGGCTATGGGCTCTCCCCGCCTAAGAGAACCCTTTACCAGATGGCGCTCGAGGATCTTTTCCGCCACCGTAAGTCCCATTTGCAAACCTCCTAGATTTCTCCCAGGCATTCCGGGGCCTCGGCCCTCAGGGCCTCAAGGAGGCCCTCGGCAGCCCCCTTAAGTTCAGGGAAAGCCAGCAGAGGTTTTACCAGATGAACCAGGAGATCGGCAAGGCTGGCGCAAAGGAGGACCCGTCTTTCTCCCCCGGGCTCCCCTTCAAGCTCCAGGGGAAGACGGCTTTTTACCACCTCCAAGGCCAGAGTCTCCGGCCCTACGAACTCCACCCCGAAATAAAGGTGGCGGGCCTTAAGGGCCGGAGAAAGCTGTAAGACCTCCTCCCGGGGAAGGAGGATGAAGGAAAGATCCTGCGGGGGGATGACCCCGTGCCGGGGGCGGAGATCCCGCACCCAATCCAGACGAAAACCCTCCAGATAGACCAGAAGACCCTTGCTGAACTTGAGGTCCAGGTGCTCCCGAAGGAGGTCGCGGAAGGCGCAAAGAGGGCCCGAAAGAAGAAACCGGCGCCGGTCAAGGCGGTCGGCGGCGAGATCCCGCGGAAGACGCTCAAAGAACTTGAAAAGCGGGGTCTCGCTTCCGGCCGCAACCTCCACTACCAGGGGCCGAAGCCCCTCCGGAAGTTCCTTCTCCGAAACAAGAGAAAGCCGCGCCTTGGCCACGCCTGCATTTTAATCCCCTCCGCCCTCAAAGCAAACCGAAGGACCTCAGGACCTCGGCCAGCCGCGCATCCTCCTTGGCCAGCTCCCTCAAAGCCCGCAACAACTCCCTCAACCGACTTACCCCCTACATCCTCTCCACCTCCTCCACCGCCTCCTCCCGCGCCCGCCGAATAATCGTCCGACGGTCCCAATACGCAAAGCCAATCACCGCCACCACCAGAGCCGTGAATATCCCCGTAATGATCCAGA
This portion of the Thermosulfurimonas marina genome encodes:
- a CDS encoding lytic murein transglycosylase produces the protein MKRKFLVWALGVSFWASLALAGSSPFEPVKERLVREGFSREKVEALFSDPRVRFLPEIMPRKLTWDETKLPYQQFLRPERLARARAFLEAWRPFLSEIEARFGVEKEVLVALLLVESDLGRHHGHYEVFNVLASMAASSDWERVKPYLPQELSPEEEARLKEIMARRSRWAYRELRVLLEISEKYGLDPLALKGSIFGAFGYPQFVPSSFRDYAVDGDGDGRVDLYTLTDALASAANYLRRHGWRPGLSREEKKRVLLTYNHSEPYAETVLAIAERLKPLKDTEGRKGGSGKTAAPGT
- a CDS encoding UPF0182 family protein produces the protein MKIRLFILIIALAGLLLLSLRPLAGFYTEYLWYQDLGYLGVFLLRFKVEALLFLAAALVCGGLFFLHGWLVHRLASREAFWSRYFDPRLRTFLSEKFRGAFRLLSLLVALAFGFSARPLWSEALLALKGETFGLKDPLLHLDVGFYLFRLPFMRYLGDLALALWTLAFLFGVLLFLAFGHLEAGGRLGLRLSLPFRKYLAVMFALFFLRLAYDLFLDRADLLFDSRGVVFGAGYTEARVVLPALNALVVLSLVAAVLSAAFVLKPRREILFGLVGGYALIYFLGLKFLPGLVHRYVVQPNELDKEKPYIAREIRFTRLAYGLERVTEKPFRFGPPLTHKDLEEEAATVRNIRLWDHQPLLETYSQIQEIRTYYRFVSVDNDRYLLNGELRQVMLSARELSYPDLPSRSWINLHLIYTHGYGLTLGVVNQVSPEGLPVLLIKDIPPRSLVDLRVLRPEIYFGELTETYAVVNTRLKEFDYPAGEKNVYTTYRGKTGVRVGGLLRRLLFAYHFGTSKFLFSQDILSDSRILYHREIRERVKRVVPFMLVDQDPYLVIGRDGRLFWFVDLYTVSDRFPYSRPVKGLGNYVRNSGLAVVDAYHGTVELYLKDPQDPLVRTYQKIFGIFRPLSALREDLRAHLRYPHRLFSLQAQLYARYHMTDPRVFYNQEDLWEIPKSPKDPRRYIRAYYTIMRLPGERRPEFILMVPFTPAKKSNLSAWMCARCDPAHYGQMLVYRFPKQTLVYGPQQIESRINQDPEISRQISLWDQRGSRVILGTLLVIPVKGNLLYVQPLYLKSESGQIPELKRVIVAYRNRIVMAETLEKALERLFAPSPKEKAQEALEEGVQALKEGARAGWEYLRELYRRAEEALRRGNLEEFGRLWKEIGQSLEKRP
- a CDS encoding M24 family metallopeptidase, whose amino-acid sequence is MVPERPPRPELEARLFSLREALRDSGLEGALLTHPLSIFYFTGAFARAHLLVTERQLRFLVFRPLERVRRESPFPAEPFRSLKGLPGLLREAGLRRVGLEFASLSHRDFLRYQDLLQDFELSDLSGIISSLRQIKSPYERACLREAGRRLAEALSAALPRLKPGMTELEALAEIETELRRRGHPGLVRSARGNEFATGLLVSGPEAVEPTYMVAGEGGRGVPGFPSGASLKEIRPGEPVLVDVAGYFAGYYVDQTRMLVFGKPSREVQEYLEIAEALMATGKRLLRPGVSAEEVYYALFGEAERLGVSEFFMRHGEEGVNFVGHGVGLCVDEDPPLAPGVKTPLRAGMCLALEPKLHIPGLGVIGFEDTWSLEEDSAEKLTVFLPKFKIISCQ
- a CDS encoding aconitate hydratase; translation: MGLTVAEKILERHLVKGSLRRGEPIAIRIDQTLTQDATGTMAYLEFEAIGLDRVRTELSVSYVDHNLLQTDFRNADDHRFLQTVAARYGIWFSRPGNGICHQVHLERFARPGKTLLGSDSHTPTAGGCGMIAIGAGGLDVAMAMAGEPFHLIMPRIVGVYLTGKLPPWVSARDVALWLLRRLTVKGGLGKILEYCGPGVKELSVPDRATIANLGTEMGATTSVFPSDEVTRAWLYAQGREGDFEEILPDEGAHYDEVIELDLSTLEPLAACPSSPDNVKPVAEIAGRPVAQVIIGSCANSSLRDLLVVAEVLSRHPVHRDTCLEINPGSLQVVENLEALSAFRKLVHGGARIHQCGCLGCIGMGQAPPTEAISLRTFTRNFPGRSGTRPDYVYLVSPETAVASAVRGVITDPRELGEYPEIRLPERFILNDTLLVPPLPEEEARKVEIIRGPNIVPLPKFDPLPEDLEGEILLKVGDNITTDHIMPAGAKILPLRSNLPAISEYVFSAVDPEFSQKALALKERGRAVVILGGENYGQGSSREHAALAPRYLGVRLKIAKSFARIHKANLINFGILPAVLANPADYERLSAGDRVRLKGIREALSQGATEVPLEVEGKGEIPLRLDLTERDREIILAGGLLNVVKK